The Antechinus flavipes isolate AdamAnt ecotype Samford, QLD, Australia chromosome X, AdamAnt_v2, whole genome shotgun sequence DNA window CTGTCCCTGGCAGTGACGGGTTAGGTGTCAGCGTGAGCCTTTCCACCACTGAAATCTCACTCCAAATCAAGACTTAGTTTCTTGTTTGGTTAATGAGCATCTTGAGCAGTGGTATCCCTCCAGGCGGCAGAGGAGAAGTCAGGGAGACAGAAGTGTCCTTGATCTGTGACCCTGCTGTTGGGAGGGGGGCAGGCTGGTATCACCTGGAGCTTGGCTTCCATGGCGCTCAGTGTCTGTCTGGTAGAGGAGGCAGAGATTAGGGGAAAGAGTCTGTCTTTGGAGTCTTACCCTGGGCTTTCTGATACCCCTTCTCCCTCCAGACAGCAGAGAGGCTGCTGAAGAGCATCGTCATGGTCATGGGAGCGAAACAACAGGGAAGCGGGAGCGGAAGAGGAggagatatgaatggacagtcaCTGAAGTCAAGGATACTGGAATTAAGATGAAGAGAAGAAGAGTGGCTCCCTTCAACTCCAGGGACCTTGTAGTTCTCTACCAGCTTCTGAGTGAGTAGTTTGGGGAGCAGGAAACTCCAGGGAGGGGGTTTTCCTCCAAGGCTTGTTGAATGGAGTCCCATTGATTGAGGAACTAACCCATAATCCCATGGAAGTGAGGAGGAGTGCCCAGTGATAGAGATGATTGAGTCAGCTGAGGGGGTGAAAGAGATAGTGGTGTGCCTGGGGCTGCCCCCACTTGCTGAGTCTCCTTGATTATTCAGTGGCCCTTCTGGGGGACGGCTCCTTCCTTTCTATTGATGGAATGGCCTTGGAGTACCCACATGACTCTGGGGACCTCACTGGGCTGCTCCTTTTTAAGATTCTTCAAGGAGGATCAAAGGGTGGGACCTCCATGGCCCTTGATTTCCCTGCAAAAGCTGTTTGTCTCCACTCTGAGGTGGGATAGGGTGGAGTTGATAGGAGGCTGCCTAGGGTTCGATCTGCCCAGCTCTCTCAGCACTGGTGACATGAAACGTGTCCTTTTCCTCCCCAGAAAATCCAATcatcaagaaatttttaaagacCGATGTGAAATACTTGACCAACCCTAAGGTGAGTGCGGTCCCCAGAGTGGAACCAGGGTGAGAAAATGGAAAGCAGGGGAGGGGATCTCCCCTTGCTGGCTCAGAGGCCTCTTTCAGACCTGCCTCTTTCCAGGGAGAGTTAGTGCTAGAGCGTGCAGATTGAGGCAGGGAGGTCTCAAGGCAAGTCGCAGTTCCCCATGTTGCTCAAGCTGGTGCGACCGAGAGAAGGCTGGGCCGCACGAGGCCCCCGAAGGGGCGAGGAGGAATCATCAAGTAGAAATTGGTCCCAGACAGGCAGGAGGGAGGGCTGTGTCTGCAGAGCGGGGAGTGGCCAATTCTACCCTTATCCATTTGTCCCTCACTGTGGTGGCTTGGTCCTTCCTGCATTGCTCCTGGGTTACCCTCCCCTAATCCCCCCGCTGGTGCTCCTGGTTAGACCTCCTTGATCATTCTGGCCCCTGGAATTGTCATTCTGCATGACACTTGTCATTCTGTGTGAACgtctttctctggatgagaaCCTGCCTCTGTGCTCCTGACTCTCTTTCCCTCTGCTTTGGTTAGACTCTCTTGTCTCTGGTAGTGGACTATTTTGGCCTTCTGGGGTTTCGTGACCAGCCTTACAGCAGCGTACATTTCTGCATGGCCCTGTGAGTACCTCCGATGGATTTGGTGAGGGGAAGGTTGTTTGGGGTAGGACGGGTGAGGAAGAATCGTGTTTATCCTTCCAAGTCAAAAAGACAGTTTTAAGATTCCAGTAGTCCAAGATGGGTGGGGGTCAAAGCAACTGACTTTCTCTTGGAGACTCCAGCCTGTGGCATCTCTTATCTCCAGTGGCCCCAGAACTTAGTCATCTGTAGAGATGTGGTCCAAGCCGCTGTCTGTGGACCTTACCTCACACAGGCCTTTGGGGCCTACCTTGGTTTGTCCAGACTacatccttttattttcaggatgGTCCGTTGATTTCTTGGGAGTAGAGTACTTCCAGTTTGGGAATTCCCTCCACCCATGCGGATCGGCAACCCACcccattccccacccccaatATTCTGCCCGGCCCCCCTCCAAAGCCCCACATTTCTACATGGCCACAAAGGATTTTCTGTGGTGCTAGGAGGTTCAGTGATTTGATTATGGGCCCTCAGGGTGTTTAGCAAAGGCAAGAATTGACTCCAGACCTTTGATCCCAAGGCCAGCCAGGACTCTTTCCGCTGGGCTACCACCGCCTGGTCCTTCAGAGTTCTCTTTGCAGTCAAGACTAGTAAGGTCTGAGCTTTTCAGAGCCAGCCTTAGTTAGCCTGCACATTGTGGAGGAAGGAGATCCTAGGCTGCCTCCTTCTCTCTGGGCCTGCCACACCCCCTGGGGCCCAGAGTCTGTGCCTCTTCCCTCTTTGGAGTCCTCAGGGCTGACAGGAAGGAGTCCTCTCCTATTATACAGGGCTTCTCAGCTGGGAGCTGGGCCCTGGGTTCCATGATCCAGGCTGAGAGTGGGAAAGGGAGGGCTGGATTTGAGGGTGGGGCCCGGCCTTCGTCCTCTCACTGTGCGTTTCTCCTTTCTCTCGGACAGCTATTCTGCCTGTCAGCTGGACAAGGTCGACCAGTCCTTCAAATGGTACATGCTGTCTGTCATTCTGGGAAGCAACTGGCCCAAAAGATCCTCCAAGAAGAAATGGCCCATGCAGATTGAGATTCTTATGGTCATCGTCTGGAAAGCCTGGGTGAAGCAGGTCGTCTCTAACGAGGTCAACGTTCAGAACAGCGGGGAGGACCTGGGTTAAAGCGCTCCCAACATGCTTCTGTAGTTTGCCCTGCTGGTCAGAAAGTCTATGTTCATATTACATGTATTGCTGTTGTCTGAGGGCTAATACACATTGCCAGCCCGTAAAAAGTGTTTTATCACTTAATAAAAGTTGTTGAACCAATACGGTGTGGCAGCTCATTTCTACCCACACACAGCAGCGGCAAGCAACAGTGATGTCATGTCGGGTTCCCGGGCAGAAAGTTATGTCTCGGGTGCCCGCACCCCTCCTGTTGGTCCATTTCAGGAGGGGGGTGGGCACCGAGGGCACAACTGCCAGAAAACTCCATGTGATATCACTGTTGA harbors:
- the LOC127542481 gene encoding speedy protein E4A-like isoform X2 yields the protein MTAGPRTSGEDSREAAEEHRHGHGSETTGKRERKRRRYEWTVTEVKDTGIKMKRRRVAPFNSRDLVVLYQLLKNPIIKKFLKTDVKYLTNPKTLLSLVVDYFGLLGFRDQPYSSVHFCMALYSACQLDKVDQSFKWYMLSVILGSNWPKRSSKKKWPMQIEILMVIVWKAWVKQVVSNEVNVQNSGEDLG
- the LOC127542481 gene encoding speedy protein E4A-like isoform X1, which encodes MEYAENQSALSIRHFTRTREMTAGPRTSGEDSREAAEEHRHGHGSETTGKRERKRRRYEWTVTEVKDTGIKMKRRRVAPFNSRDLVVLYQLLKNPIIKKFLKTDVKYLTNPKTLLSLVVDYFGLLGFRDQPYSSVHFCMALYSACQLDKVDQSFKWYMLSVILGSNWPKRSSKKKWPMQIEILMVIVWKAWVKQVVSNEVNVQNSGEDLG